From a region of the Chloroflexota bacterium genome:
- a CDS encoding PAS domain S-box protein: MAKKHDQAGNQTPHDVQQTIASLREQLLIYEQILDTLPDLILYKGPGSHIRYANRAFREYYGMDKQQLQDVIDADFNQPDYTQQYIRDDAQVFETGQSLEIACEPVTHHSGEVHLFATNKHAIRSHDGAIIGTVGISRDLSKTSESSTGRTNNETRLQRIIDNVPGMVYQLLLNPDMTVSFPFVSTGSRDLYGQEPEAIMHQANIVTEAMHPADRSRFHEGMQASAESLAAWHWEGLVVINGQERWLQSASRPTKLDNGATLWDGVLLNITQQKQAEALLTRFDTILSATPDLVMIADVAGQIQYLNPAARQVVQHELTQSSEPLTLQQLYRDASDQTWIDQTLRHAQTHGSWMGDYHLQTAQGNQLPMHYQVLCHYDRDQQPSFFSLIAHDIRDQKQAEAERQRLHEEIIRTQQQALRDLSTPLIPIADTVVLMPLIGSVDTARAQHLMETLLDGVHTHKAHIAIVDVTGVPVMDTQVAGLLIRAATSVQLLGARVIITGIRPELAQTLVTLGVDFRSISTQSSLQQGISYAIQSLQ, encoded by the coding sequence ATGGCAAAAAAGCACGATCAAGCTGGAAATCAAACCCCTCACGACGTTCAGCAAACGATTGCTAGCCTGCGGGAACAGCTCTTAATCTACGAACAAATTTTAGATACCCTCCCCGATTTGATTTTATACAAAGGCCCAGGCTCGCACATTCGCTATGCCAATCGCGCTTTTCGCGAATACTATGGGATGGATAAGCAGCAGCTCCAAGATGTGATCGATGCCGATTTTAATCAGCCCGATTACACCCAACAATATATTCGTGATGATGCCCAAGTGTTTGAAACTGGTCAGTCATTGGAGATAGCCTGCGAGCCAGTCACCCATCATAGTGGTGAAGTTCATCTGTTTGCGACCAACAAGCATGCCATTCGCAGCCATGATGGGGCAATTATCGGCACGGTTGGCATCTCACGTGATCTTAGTAAGACCAGCGAATCCTCAACAGGCCGCACAAATAACGAAACTCGTTTACAACGTATTATTGATAACGTCCCAGGTATGGTTTATCAACTGTTGCTGAACCCTGATATGACCGTGAGCTTTCCCTTTGTCAGTACGGGTAGCCGTGATCTCTATGGTCAAGAGCCAGAAGCAATTATGCACCAAGCGAATATTGTGACCGAAGCTATGCATCCTGCTGACCGTAGCCGTTTTCATGAAGGCATGCAGGCTTCTGCCGAAAGCCTTGCTGCTTGGCATTGGGAAGGGTTGGTCGTGATCAATGGTCAAGAACGTTGGCTACAAAGTGCCTCACGCCCCACCAAATTGGACAACGGGGCAACCCTGTGGGATGGTGTTTTGCTGAATATTACCCAACAAAAACAGGCCGAAGCCCTTTTAACCCGCTTTGATACTATTTTAAGCGCGACCCCTGATCTGGTAATGATTGCCGATGTCGCAGGCCAGATCCAATATTTAAATCCTGCTGCTCGCCAGGTTGTGCAGCATGAATTAACTCAATCCTCTGAACCGCTAACGTTGCAGCAGCTCTACCGCGATGCTAGCGACCAAACATGGATTGACCAAACCTTGCGCCATGCGCAAACCCATGGTTCTTGGATGGGTGATTATCATTTGCAAACAGCTCAGGGCAATCAACTTCCAATGCATTATCAAGTTTTGTGTCATTATGATCGTGATCAACAGCCCAGCTTTTTTTCATTGATCGCCCACGATATTCGTGATCAAAAGCAGGCTGAGGCCGAGCGACAGCGCTTGCATGAGGAAATTATTCGAACGCAACAACAAGCCTTACGCGATCTTTCAACCCCATTGATTCCAATTGCTGATACTGTTGTGCTGATGCCATTGATTGGCAGCGTTGATACGGCGCGGGCTCAGCACTTGATGGAAACATTATTAGATGGCGTGCATACGCACAAGGCTCATATTGCGATTGTCGATGTGACAGGCGTTCCGGTGATGGACACTCAGGTGGCTGGATTACTGATTCGGGCTGCCACCAGTGTGCAATTGCTTGGTGCTCGCGTGATCATCACCGGTATTCGCCCTGAGTTGGCCCAAACTCTCGTTACATTAGGGGTTGATTTCCGTTCAATCAGCACCCAGAGTAGCCTGCAACAAGGCATAAGCTATGCAATCCAATCGCTGCAATAG
- a CDS encoding DUF11 domain-containing protein produces the protein MQLDADSAGVVASAAPQPSKLAEFGGVDQGQQLRYAITIVGTGSAQTMNDQLPDGLTIVPASATINPSNLAAPSISNNSVQWSGTIPNSQSAVISFRATVSTNERRVIINTAQINAATVQASIIANGYRVWSPVVRKLK, from the coding sequence CTGCAACTCGATGCTGATTCAGCTGGAGTTGTCGCTAGTGCCGCACCCCAACCAAGCAAACTTGCCGAATTTGGCGGGGTTGATCAAGGTCAACAATTACGCTATGCAATTACAATTGTTGGGACTGGTAGTGCTCAAACTATGAATGATCAATTGCCTGATGGCTTGACGATTGTTCCAGCGAGTGCCACGATCAACCCTAGCAATTTGGCTGCACCAAGCATTAGCAACAATAGTGTGCAATGGAGCGGCACAATTCCCAATTCGCAGAGTGCCGTGATTAGCTTTCGAGCAACGGTGAGCACCAATGAGCGGCGTGTTATTATCAATACTGCCCAAATTAACGCAGCAACCGTTCAAGCGAGCATTATTGCCAACGGCTATCGAGTTTGGTCGCCAGTTGTGCGCAAACTAAAGTAG
- a CDS encoding caspase family protein, whose translation MQFDHGYALLIGVGAISKYAEWSLPVTVNDATILKSLLIDPNFCGYPDNQQHIRLLTDNAATKASILDGLDWLATCAYNDPEATILFFYSGHGWVDKQTGAYYLVQHDVSPINLAETALSAHDITEKLRAIDAQRLLAIFDCCHAQGMATAKGELAKPVELPANLEIAALPKNLVNDLKQGQGRAVFTSSLGNQRSWLRDGTMSLYTYHLIEALEGAGNKAGDTTVRISNLMNYLGAEVPASAHHMLGKEQTPFFDTASEDFPIALLLGGKGLGAKGWVKAESPMPSIPSSQVNQSAGDHAILVGGNANDNIINTGNNNQFKQSHYTMKDNQIEHSAIGDGASVTNKGNLNISGSTVGSAVGINYGTISQESPGKPAPITLEAIIKLAETIAAQMHDEACWEQLQLILMQLNAALRAENRADIHARSTKLQLASSSITALAASHSECITLEQQIKQLI comes from the coding sequence ATGCAATTTGATCATGGATATGCCTTATTGATTGGGGTAGGCGCGATTAGCAAATATGCTGAATGGTCATTACCAGTGACGGTTAACGATGCCACAATCCTTAAAAGCTTGCTGATTGATCCAAATTTTTGTGGTTATCCTGATAATCAACAGCATATTCGGTTGCTCACTGATAATGCTGCAACCAAAGCTTCGATTCTCGATGGGCTTGACTGGCTGGCAACCTGTGCCTACAACGATCCAGAAGCCACGATTCTCTTTTTTTACTCTGGCCATGGCTGGGTCGATAAACAAACCGGAGCCTACTATCTTGTTCAGCATGATGTTAGCCCAATCAACCTCGCCGAGACGGCGTTATCGGCCCACGATATTACCGAAAAGTTGCGGGCAATTGATGCCCAGCGTTTATTAGCGATTTTTGATTGCTGCCATGCCCAAGGAATGGCAACCGCCAAGGGTGAGCTCGCCAAGCCTGTCGAATTACCAGCCAACCTTGAGATTGCAGCATTACCCAAAAACTTGGTCAATGATCTAAAACAGGGCCAAGGCCGCGCAGTATTTACTTCATCATTAGGCAATCAGCGATCGTGGCTGCGCGATGGCACCATGAGCCTCTATACCTACCATTTAATTGAGGCCTTGGAAGGTGCAGGCAATAAAGCGGGCGATACCACGGTGCGCATCTCAAACCTCATGAACTATCTTGGGGCTGAGGTTCCCGCCAGTGCTCATCATATGCTAGGCAAAGAACAAACACCCTTTTTTGATACTGCTAGCGAAGATTTCCCGATTGCCTTGCTGCTCGGCGGTAAAGGTCTTGGCGCAAAAGGCTGGGTCAAAGCGGAGTCACCAATGCCGTCGATTCCTAGTAGCCAAGTTAATCAATCGGCAGGCGATCATGCAATTTTAGTTGGCGGTAATGCCAATGATAATATTATCAACACAGGTAATAACAATCAATTCAAACAATCACACTATACGATGAAAGACAATCAGATTGAACACTCGGCAATTGGTGATGGCGCAAGTGTCACCAATAAAGGCAATCTAAACATCAGCGGAAGCACGGTCGGTTCGGCTGTGGGCATTAATTATGGCACGATCAGCCAAGAATCGCCAGGCAAACCTGCACCAATCACGCTCGAGGCAATCATTAAATTAGCCGAAACGATTGCCGCCCAGATGCACGATGAAGCATGTTGGGAACAACTTCAACTTATTCTTATGCAACTCAATGCCGCTCTACGGGCTGAAAATCGGGCTGACATCCATGCACGTTCGACTAAACTTCAGCTAGCATCGAGCAGCATCACAGCGCTAGCGGCCAGCCACAGCGAATGTATTACCTTAGAACAGCAGATCAAACAACTGATTTAG
- a CDS encoding TetR/AcrR family transcriptional regulator, producing the protein MQQQEDIRIQRTLKALRQAFIDLIIEQGYEAVTVRAIIQRANVGNKTFYRHYPDKEALLYAVVGEMLIEGQQFLIPPDSTIAAEQNTLNAFRFANQYRDVLRVLLRSPIAEQLLGPMIEFGISEGERSFAGRGLPTDLVSYHFVSSMMSLMRWWFERGTQYTPDQMAEFVNKLLIRPMSEPSASE; encoded by the coding sequence ATGCAGCAACAAGAGGATATTCGAATTCAGCGCACGCTCAAGGCTTTGCGCCAAGCGTTTATTGACTTAATTATTGAGCAAGGCTACGAGGCCGTGACTGTACGGGCGATTATTCAACGGGCTAATGTTGGCAATAAAACCTTTTATCGCCATTATCCCGATAAAGAGGCGCTTTTGTATGCAGTGGTTGGTGAAATGTTGATCGAGGGCCAGCAATTTTTGATTCCGCCTGATTCGACGATTGCTGCCGAACAAAATACCCTGAATGCCTTTCGTTTTGCCAATCAATATCGCGATGTCTTGCGGGTGTTACTACGCAGCCCAATTGCTGAACAATTACTCGGGCCAATGATTGAGTTTGGCATTTCTGAGGGCGAGCGCTCGTTTGCCGGGCGTGGCCTACCAACTGATTTAGTTTCCTATCATTTTGTGTCCAGCATGATGTCGTTGATGCGCTGGTGGTTTGAGCGTGGCACGCAATACACGCCCGACCAAATGGCCGAATTTGTCAATAAATTGCTAATTCGGCCAATGAGCGAGCCAAGTGCTAGCGAGTAA